From Rana temporaria chromosome 5, aRanTem1.1, whole genome shotgun sequence:
tctttactgcgacgggcgcacgtacgtttgtgaataggcaccagggaccagattcacaaaagatatacgccgtcgtatctctgttttagggccgttctaactatgcggctgattcatagaatcagttacgcatagctagccctaagatccgacaggtgtaattgaattacaccgtcggatcctaggatgcaatacttcggccgccgctggggggagtttgcgtcgtaaaccagcgtcgggtatgcaaattagcagttacggcgatccacgaaggtttttcccgtcgttacgtcggcgcaagtcttagtttcccgtcgcaaagttaggggtactttaacatggtgtaaaattactccaccatgttaaagtatgcccgtctttcccgcgtcgcttgtgaattttcttgttttcctggcgtaagtacgttacgcacgtcgcgattctcaacacgtcggcgttgtcgtaatttcgcgcaaagcacgtcgggaaatttgcgaacggagcatgcgcagtacgtccggcgcgggagcgcgcctaatttaaatggtacccgccccatttgaattgggcgggctttgcgccggacgtgtttacgatacaccgccgcaagtttacaggtaagtgctttgtggatcgggcacttagactgaaaacttgcggcggtgtaacgtaaacaggttacgttacgctgcgccgcaggtacgagaatctggctccaggaaagtaatttgcttgatttacacttaaaaaggcAACACAtcatgaaattatcagcccctgatatttactggtggttgtaaaaaaataagagaaaatcacagatttttacaaactgtcagtaaatttactggtggTTGGCAACCATGAGTGGCGGATTCATTGGAGAAGTGACATTGGCACTTGGAGAGGCACCACATGAAGTACATATCACGTCACAGTCAGAAATTCCTGATGATTAACCTATTGATTGGCAAATATATTTCTGTATTATTTTACTGTTTTAGAATGATaattgcctttgtgtgttttgatGTCTCCTCCAGAATGAAGACTCTGGTGGCTTTTCTTTTCCTGGGCTCTTTGGGTCTGGCTTGGTGCAATCCTGGAGGTaagaataatataaatatatatataaataactgcAGTGCACTAGATAAGGAGGATCTGAATACATTCTCATGGCAGAAGCTAGTGAATAAAAAAATAGCTCCtccaggtacagtggaacctccgattatgagcataattcgttccataatacatctgaatccacagagttccccctttacatctgaatacacagagttccccctttacatctgaatccgcagaatTCCCCTTTTCCAttggaatccacagagttccccttttatatctgaatacacagagttctccttttacatctgaatccgcagaatTCCCCTTTTCCAttggaatccacagagttccccttttatatctgaatccgcagagttcctcttttacatctgaatccgcagagttctccttttacatctgaatcctgagagttctccttttacatcggaatccgcagagttccccttttacatctgaatccgcagagttcctcttttacatctgaatccgcagagttcccctttcacatctgaatccgcagagttccccttttacatctgaatccgcagagttcccctttcacattggaatccgcagagttctccttctacatctgaatccacagaattCCCCTTTTCCAttggaatccacagagttccccttttatatctgaatccacagagttctccttttacatctgaatcctgagattctccttttacatctgaatcctgagattctccttttacatctgaatcctgagattctccttttacatctgaatccacagagttctccttttacatctgaatccacagagtttcccttttacatctgaatccacagagttccctatTTACATcggaatccgcagagttccccttttacatctgaaacccgcagagttccccttttacatctgaatccgcagagtttgccttttacatctgaatccgcagagttctccttttacatcggaatccgcagagttccccttttacatctgaatctgcagagttcctcttttacatctgaatccgcagagttccccttttacatctgaatccgcagagttcccctttcacattggaatccgcagagttctccttctacatctgaatccacagaattCCCCTTTTCCAttggaatccacagagttccccttttatatctgaatccacagagttctccttttacatctgaatcctgagattctccttttacatctgaatcctgagattctccttttacatctgaatccacagagttctccttttacatctgaatccacagagttccctatTTACATcggaatccgcagagttccccttttacatctgaaacccgcagagttccccttttacatctgaatccgcagagtttgccttttacatctgaatccgcagagttccccttttacatctgaatcctgagattctccttttacatctgaatcctgagattctccttttacatctgaatcctgagattctccttttacatctgaatccacagagttctccttttacatctgaatccacagagttctccttttacatctgaatccacagagtttcccTTATACATCTGAATGCGCAGAGttgcccttttacatctgaatccacagagttctccttttacatctgaatccacagagtttcccTTATACATCTGAATGCGCAGAGttgcccttttacatctgaatccacagagttctccttttacatctgaatccacagagttgcCCTTATACATCTGAATGTgcagagttctccttttacatctgaatccacagagtttcccTTATACATCTGAatgcgcagagttccccttttacatctgaatgtgcagagttccccttatacatctgaatccacagagttccctatTTACATCGGAATCCGCAgaattccccttttacatctgaatccgcagagttccccttttacatcggaATCCGCAgaattccccttttacatctgaatccgcagagttccccttttacatctgaatccacagagttccccttttacatcggaatccacagagttccccttttacatctgaatccgcagagttccccttttacatctgaatccacagagttatCCTTTTACatgtgaatccacagagttccccttttacattggAATCCACAGAGTgcccttacactgtaaggggggactctgcagactccgATGTAAGGGAAAattctggggactctaacataagggattccctgggaacactgagaactctgatgtacgggggaacactgagaactctgatgtacggaggaacactgtggcctctgatgtaaaggggaactctgatgtaaggggtgctctgagaaccctgatttacattagtgtactcactcagaggcaggagagagaaagggggaagacttcagtcacagacagggatgagacctgattggccagggagtcttaggacgcCCAATCGTGTCTCAGAACACATTTCctgttcagcccagaggagaagaAATGGCTGAGTCTTCATTCCCCCTGCCTTCTATGTTGAGGTTAGTCTCGCCGCCTTCCTGCGTGCCGTCCGTCTCTCGTGctgcgggggggggtggcatttgtTTATGCCAATCACtgccggtatatatatatagaacctcggattgcgagtaacgctgtTAACGtgcgttttgcaatacaagcgCTGTGTTTTAAcatatcctaactcggtttgcgagtgttgtctcgcaaaactagcaggattcaggccaacgAGGTGGGGAAGGGGGGGCGGAGCCGATCGGCGCTTTTTGGAGATttcccggaaaggcccgaggacagcttggctgaccttgACAAACCTTGCAAAGGCTTGGGAacggtttgccaaggtcagccgtatTGTCCTTGagcctttccggccgtttccgaggctctccggcgcccctccCGCCTCTGGCcgtatgcggtattgcatgccattgaagtcaatgcggaactaattattttcatttccattgacttcaatggggaaactcgctttgatagtactttggattacgagcattctcctggaacggattatgcttgtaatccgaggttccactatatatatataaatatttagcaCCAGCCGCTACTGCTTTAGAATAAAGGACAAACCTtatgggttaaatgtgtaaaaaaGTGTGCTGAACGAATGTGAAAAATATCTGCGTTGCTCCAACTAATCGTGCCGTATTCTGTATAATTATTAtcttctatggcccagattcaagaaccaattgcgcctgtgtaaccataggttacgcagcgcaattgcttacttgctccggtgtaacgagtgctcctgattcaggaacatcgtaacgccgactgcagcctaaaatctgcgtggcataaggctcttatgccacgcagattttaggctgcaatcttgcgttgaccgctagggggcgctcccattgtgatcagcgtatagtatgcaaattgcatactaacaccgattcacaattgttgcgcgggccctgcgtacgcaagttacgtcgtttccgtacggcgtgcttagcgtaaggctgcccctgctaatagcaggcgcagccaatgctaaggatacccgtcgttcccgcgtcgcgacgttcgaattttacgtcgtttgcgtaagtgaatcgtgaatggcgctggacgccattcacgttcactttgaagcaaatgacgtccttgcgacgtcatttgccgcaatgcacgtcgggaaagtttcccagacggagcatgcgctttacgatcggcgcgggaacgcgcctaatttaaatgattcccgcccccggcgggatcatttacattgcgcgcgcttacgccgggcaattttgccggcgcgccctcgcaatttacggagctactgctccgtgaatcgagggcagcggcgcaaatttgcagggggcgcagggcaaaatcgttgtccTGTGCCTctgcaaaaaaagagcaaatctctttgaatctgggccaatgtgccctctagtgaccataatgcatTTTGTTCCTGCTTGAGACATTTAGAAAAacagccactagatggcgcttgcTAACATAGGAGATAGTTATATTACACAGAATATACGTTTTGAGGAGCTGTACAGATATTTGTCACATTCGTTCAGCCAACGCACCCCAAAATGTATAATTATTGAGTGtcttctgttttttctttctttagccTTCAATATCGCCAGAACTGGGGAAGCCTCACAGAGCTCCAATTTTTATATCGCTACGCCTATAGCTTACGCTTCCAAGGCCATTGATAGTGTGAAAGATACCAACTGGTATAACGGCTTCTGTACCCACACAAATTACGACCTGTCGCCCTGGTGGAGGCTGGACATGAAAGTGACGTACAAAGTGAAGACCGTTGTACTCACTGGCCGGTCGGATTCCGCTATGGAACGGATGATGGACGCCGAGGTCCGAATTGGAAATTCTCCAGACAATAACAACCCAGTGTGAGTACCACGGGGGGGCAAAAAACTGTCAGGGTTCCTACCAGTGGTAATTTCGTTGACTAaaacgactaaaacattttagtcaactaaattaatactattttagtcgactaaaactaaaatggcatttcagtcaaaagactaatgccgcgtacacacgatcggattttccgtcgggataacctctgacggaattccgttcaagccctcttgcatacacactgtcacaccaaattccaaccgtcaagaacgcggttgacgtacaacacgacgacgagctgagaaaaatgaagttgaatgcttccgagcatgcgtcgacttgattgcgagcatgcgtgtttttttcttcgtacagacgaacggaattcctgatataatttttttttctgtcgggaaaaaagagaacatgttctctctctaatgccccgtacacacgatcggaatttccgtcggaataaactactaaaatgccattttagtcaaaagactaatgccgcgtacacacgatcggattttccaacgggataaactccgacggaattccgctcaagcactcttgcatacacacggtcacaccaaattccaaccatcCAGAACGCGGTGatttaaaacactacgacgacccgagaaaatgcttccgagcatgcgtcgaattgtttctgagcatacgtgtttgcttttttccgtcggaaaagcatacagacgatcggaatttcagatcgaAATattttccatcggagaaaaagagaacatgttctctttctaactccgtctGAGTTTCCcacgaaaaaagtcagatggggcacacacacggtcggaatatccgatcgtgtttacgtggcataagactaaaactaaactgAAATTTGAATTCAAACTTAggactggtctgtagtgcatgttcataactCAACACCATAaataacatattcgatttttaactccagcagtatataataccgtatatactcaagtatacgccaagtttttcagcacatttttggtggcactgagaagtggcagttatgggcactgatgggtggcagttatgggcaccgatgggtggtaatgatgggcactgatcagcactggtaggttacactgataggcagcactgctaggtggcactgattggcaccactggtgggcattgataggtggcactcgtgggcattgataggtggcactcataggcattgataggtggcactggtgtgcactgtgggccaggggcggactgaccattcaggcacttgggctctgcccgggggccccatgccactagggtgccccatcagagttgccagcctcagtaaaaccagggacagtatgtaaaaatctgtgttttttaaaaaatcccaagattatagctgccccgcctctccagtaccttttcactcCGTGTATGTataggggcccagattcaagtagcaattgcgcctgtgtaaccataggttacacagcgcaattgcttacttgctctggcgttacgaatgctcctgattcaggaacatcataacgccgactgcagcctaaaatctgcgtggcataaggctcttatgccacgcagattttaggctgcaatcttgcgttgaccgctagggggcgctcccattgtgatcagcgtatagtatgcaaattgcatactaacaccgattcacaatgttgcgcgagccctgcgtacgcaagttacgtcgtttccgtacagcgtgtttagcgtaaggctgccccttctaatagtaggggcagccaatgctaaaggatacccgtcgttcccgcgtcgcgatatttgaatgttacgtcgtttgcgtaagtgattcgtgaatggcacgttcactctgaagcaaatgacgtccttgcgacgtcatttgccgcaatgcacgtcgggaaagtttcccgacggagcatgcgctctacgctcggtgcgggagcgcgcctaatttaaatgattcccgccccctacgggatcatttaaattgcgtgttttagcgccgggcaattttgccggcgcgccctcgcaatttacggagctactgctccgtgaatcgagggcagcggagcaaatttgcgggggcgcagggcaaaatcgttgccctgcgcctccgcaaaaaaagcgcaattctctttgaatccgggccactgtgtgtgtgtgtagcgcctgtgtactttcgtacaggtgcgatattcaaatttagtgggggaatgagagagttacgtTGCTCTCATTCTTTTATTTGACAAATTTGGCTATCGCCAAATCTagaattgtcctgtgggtcagtctgtgccccagagatgcagtctcatctctgggcggcaggtggcgccagaggggtccaggcggagccgcttcttcccagcagccaattggaggagttttccctcgcagggcatgctggggaggggtatttctgtggcggaggccgttgttcgggggttcttcgcgggttcctggttccaggtgcggtacccacctttagggtgtgcgcacatcacggaccCCACCGCTATGGCCTACATGGCCGGGGTCACGtgctgactctgggctctcatagcccagagcaactgatactacagaggggccccagtgacttactgagtgcccacttctattgagaagatcccaagctgggtgctgttcggtgggggatcggtctgaggagaacccagaggcaggtgatccaacagggcttgaacgaaccaccggggatctgggcaCCAGTCACTGAGAGGTCACttccaagcactaggcctgtggcagaggtctcatctggacATCCAAATctaaattagagccaagtctgtggcagagacttgtttcctttcccagaagctttaagtggcgctctggctgccaggcctgtgagagaggtctgtccagggggtaCTTTACccgctccggctggagtggcgacgtagacGAATACAAATTAcagagggcaggactgcctttattatccatagcctgatactgtgaagttgctctaccttcaccaacctaccctgtctacctcaagttcacatgttggtcgtgtttgaccgggaaaataaagcatttgaaaacgtcaaccaatggtcctggacattctattattgctctcagcactaccatcacccctagacacagtatagaggtaacttaaacacgccgatcccaaatctaatcagcggctcctccgggggtagcgctacacgtgtatattgcgtgtctgtgtgtgtatactgtgtatgtatactgtatgtgtgtatactgtgtggccccataatctatggCCTGGAAGCCCCAaagtctcctattgcccgggggccccataaattgtcagtccgccccctactgtgggcactggcaggcggtaattgtgggcacagatgaggcagattttgcctccttcctctttgggaccgatgtcccttgtacaagagccagtgatcggcttttgtttacatcacgtgattagctgtcattgactgacagctgatcacatggtaaggggccgggaccctattgacggcctcccggaaatTCAGGTAGCCGTCATGTGGCTATAACGTGGATGGCAAGGGGTTAATGAGGTTTTTAACGATTGATGTATGTATACTATGAACCCGTTTTGTAAATCTCTCATAGGTGAACAAGTGCCATTTTCTGTATCATTGTCTTGGTCCTTATTTGTCTTCCACAGGTGCGGTAAGGTCACCCAAATTACTGACCCTAAGACAACTTTCTCCTGTAACGGGATGGAGGGTCGATACGTCAGTGTGGTGATCCCGAAGCGCGCTGAATACATGTCCATTTGTGAGCTGGAGGTCTACGGTGACCCCGTGATTCATTTCACCTATTATTAGGTAAACCTCAGAGGAACATGACAGAAGGAATACTCAAGTTGATCATCGCATTTAATATCCAGGAATTAacatgtctttaaccacttgcttactgggcacatatacccccttcctgcccaggcgaaatgtcagctttcggcactgcgtcgctttaactgacaattgcgctgtcgtgcgacgtggctcccaaacaaaatgtgtgtccttatttccccacaaatagagctttcttttggtggtatttgatcacctctgcggtttttattttttgcgctataaacaaaaaaaaatgcaataattttgaaaaaataaatatattttttttactttttgctataataaatatcccaattattattttttttcctcagtttaggccgatacgtatagtATCGGCCtaaagcgtatagtgactggtttgcgcaaaagtggtttgcgcaaaagttatagtacctacaaaataggggacataattatgaaaatttttgtattattatttttttactagtaatgtcagcgatctgcgatttttattgggactgcgacattatggcggacacatcggacacttttgacacatttttgggaccattcacatttatacagcgaccagtgctataaatatgcactgattactgtataaatgtgactggcagggaatgggttaacactagggggcgaggaaggggttaaatgtgttccctagaagtgattcttactgtggggggagggcactgactgggggaggtgaccgatctgtgtccctatgtacaagggacacagcatcggtctcctctccctgacaggacgtggatctctatgtttacacacaaagatccatagtcctgctcagttactgggcaatcgcgggtgcccggcggccatcgcggccgccaggcacgc
This genomic window contains:
- the LOC120939806 gene encoding pentraxin fusion protein-like, with the protein product MKTLVAFLFLGSLGLAWCNPGAFNIARTGEASQSSNFYIATPIAYASKAIDSVKDTNWYNGFCTHTNYDLSPWWRLDMKVTYKVKTVVLTGRSDSAMERMMDAEVRIGNSPDNNNPVCGKVTQITDPKTTFSCNGMEGRYVSVVIPKRAEYMSICELEVYGDPVIHFTYY